One segment of Radiobacillus kanasensis DNA contains the following:
- a CDS encoding DUF948 domain-containing protein has product MENLLYIAALIAAVAFAVLVIYLAKVLKATQRTMSNVADTLEGLEKQMEGITIETTALLNKTNKLAEDINEKSQKMNTLFEGIKGIGQTVQEFNQSLKTLSSSVASSAEQNKNATAQAMKWGNVALDLWNKRKRKETE; this is encoded by the coding sequence ATGGAAAATTTACTTTACATAGCAGCACTCATCGCGGCCGTAGCTTTTGCTGTCTTGGTCATTTACTTAGCCAAAGTATTAAAAGCTACGCAACGAACAATGAGTAATGTTGCTGATACACTAGAAGGACTAGAAAAGCAGATGGAAGGTATCACAATTGAGACAACCGCATTATTAAATAAAACGAACAAACTTGCAGAGGATATCAATGAGAAGTCACAGAAGATGAACACTTTATTTGAAGGAATTAAAGGAATTGGACAAACCGTTCAGGAATTTAATCAGTCTTTAAAAACATTGTCATCGAGTGTAGCATCCTCTGCAGAACAAAATAAAAATGCAACGGCACAAGCGATGAAATGGGGAAATGTTGCATTAGATTTATGGAATAAGCGTAAGAGAAAAGAAACAGAATAA
- a CDS encoding YtxH domain-containing protein: MSNHNDDMNTKDFLIGSLIGGIVGASVALLFAPKSGKELREDLNTGATYVKDRASDWKDVAYDKGTEWRDYAVDASGQFTKNVSEKSQQLGERVKQTSKTIQDKVNSYRNTEADSTEEVSEAVEAALNSVNTNQNQ, translated from the coding sequence ATGAGCAATCATAACGACGATATGAATACCAAAGACTTTTTAATTGGATCCTTAATTGGTGGGATTGTTGGAGCATCCGTAGCGCTGTTATTTGCACCTAAGTCAGGGAAAGAGCTCCGAGAAGATTTAAATACAGGTGCCACATATGTGAAGGATAGAGCTTCTGATTGGAAAGATGTAGCATATGACAAAGGGACCGAGTGGCGAGACTATGCCGTAGATGCATCTGGTCAATTCACGAAAAATGTTTCAGAAAAATCACAACAACTTGGAGAACGTGTGAAGCAAACTTCCAAAACAATTCAGGATAAAGTGAATTCATACCGAAACACGGAAGCCGACTCTACAGAAGAAGTTAGTGAAGCTGTGGAAGCCGCTTTGAATAGCGTAAATACAAACCAAAACCAATAA
- the ytxJ gene encoding bacillithiol system redox-active protein YtxJ: MEMKLVQTKQVFDQMLEQNDAFFLMKHSLTCPISARAKSAFDAFQEEAEVPLFILHVQDARELSNGIAEQFGIKHESPQVLAFSGKNVVWHDSHNQIKLETLKEKQKLIKK, encoded by the coding sequence ATGGAGATGAAACTTGTACAAACAAAGCAAGTTTTTGATCAAATGTTGGAACAGAATGATGCATTTTTTCTTATGAAGCATAGCCTAACCTGCCCGATAAGTGCACGGGCAAAATCAGCTTTTGATGCTTTTCAAGAAGAAGCGGAGGTACCCCTTTTTATTTTGCACGTACAAGACGCTAGAGAACTGTCTAACGGGATAGCGGAACAATTTGGCATAAAACATGAATCACCACAAGTATTGGCTTTTTCAGGCAAAAATGTGGTATGGCATGACTCTCATAATCAGATTAAGTTGGAGACATTAAAAGAAAAACAGAAGCTCATAAAAAAATAA